From one Rhizobium lentis genomic stretch:
- a CDS encoding tetratricopeptide repeat protein has translation MPASLTTLSTNRILQGAAASLIVLALAGCSTTTKDRMTTGSVPKLTKPVEEMNATELRSATDRLGQAYEKNPRDPVTGVSYANLLRMNGRDAQALAVMQQVAIANPADRNVLAAYGKAQAAAGQFQQALDTIGRAQTPDRPDWKLISAEGAILDQMGKASEARQRYRDALDIQPNEPSILSNLGMSYVLTGDLRTAETYLRSAASQPTADSRVRQNLALVVGLQGRFPEAEQIARRELSPQQADANVAYLRGMLSQQNSWQKLAAKDNTPATADGSNTN, from the coding sequence ATGCCTGCCTCGCTCACCACCCTATCCACGAATCGTATTCTGCAGGGCGCTGCAGCATCGCTGATCGTCCTTGCGCTAGCCGGCTGTTCGACGACGACCAAGGACCGAATGACGACAGGCTCGGTGCCGAAACTGACCAAGCCGGTCGAAGAGATGAACGCCACAGAGCTGCGCTCGGCAACGGACCGACTCGGCCAGGCCTATGAAAAGAATCCGCGCGATCCCGTCACCGGCGTCAGCTATGCCAACCTGCTGCGCATGAACGGGCGCGACGCGCAGGCGCTCGCCGTCATGCAGCAGGTGGCGATCGCCAATCCCGCCGACCGGAACGTGCTGGCGGCCTATGGCAAGGCGCAGGCGGCGGCCGGCCAGTTCCAGCAGGCGCTCGACACGATCGGCCGCGCCCAGACACCGGATCGTCCTGACTGGAAGCTGATCTCGGCCGAAGGCGCGATCCTCGACCAGATGGGCAAGGCAAGCGAGGCAAGGCAGCGCTACCGCGACGCGCTCGACATTCAACCGAACGAGCCGTCCATCCTTTCCAACCTCGGCATGTCCTACGTGCTGACCGGCGACCTGCGCACCGCCGAAACCTATTTGCGCTCCGCCGCCAGCCAGCCGACCGCAGACAGCCGCGTGCGGCAGAATCTCGCCCTCGTCGTCGGCTTGCAGGGGCGCTTCCCGGAAGCCGAACAAATCGCGCGGCGCGAACTTTCGCCGCAACAGGCCGATGCCAATGTCGCCTATCTCAGAGGCATGCTCTCGCAGCAGAATTCCTGGCAGAAGCTCGCCGCCAAGGACAACACGCCGGCCACGGCGGACGGCAGCAATACCAACTGA
- a CDS encoding leucyl aminopeptidase family protein: MAPYQFIERPTPFNTKGGSTLPIFAVTPAHIETGTIEPIALDWAKKAGFKAESGSLLLIPTADGHLGGALFGLGTNPSEQPYITGKLARALPAGDWHIETAPLTANRLALGFGLGSYRFDRYKSEKSPAATMLIPRDADGADIKRQLAGVFLARDLINTPTNDMGPDQLEAAFRGLAAHYKAEVSVVKGDELLQQNFPLVHTVGRASADAPRLLELRWGKKGQRKVTLVGKGVCFDTGGLDIKPAASMLLMKKDMGGAANVMGLALMIMDAKLKVDLRVIVPVVENAISSNAFRPGDIYRSRKGLTVQIDNTDAEGRLILADALAYADEEEPELLIDMATLTGAARVALGPDLPPFFTDDANLAHDLTEASLETDDPIWRLPLYAGYEKDIRTKFADLTNAPAGGMAGSITAALFLKRFVGKAKSWVHFDIYGWAQSERPHSPGGGEAQAIRALYHHIRGSLR, from the coding sequence ATGGCCCCCTATCAGTTCATCGAGAGACCGACCCCTTTCAACACGAAGGGCGGTTCGACACTGCCGATCTTCGCCGTCACGCCTGCCCATATCGAGACGGGCACGATCGAACCGATCGCACTCGATTGGGCGAAAAAAGCGGGCTTCAAGGCCGAAAGCGGGTCACTGCTGTTGATCCCCACGGCCGACGGCCATCTAGGGGGCGCGCTGTTCGGCCTCGGCACCAATCCGTCCGAACAGCCTTACATCACCGGCAAGCTCGCCCGCGCGCTGCCGGCCGGCGATTGGCACATCGAGACCGCGCCGTTGACGGCAAATCGCCTGGCCCTCGGCTTCGGGCTCGGCAGCTATCGTTTCGACCGCTACAAATCGGAAAAATCGCCGGCGGCGACGATGCTCATTCCGCGCGACGCCGACGGCGCCGATATCAAGCGCCAGCTCGCAGGCGTCTTTCTTGCCCGCGATCTCATCAATACGCCGACGAACGATATGGGGCCGGACCAGCTCGAGGCCGCCTTCCGCGGCCTTGCCGCCCATTACAAGGCGGAGGTATCGGTCGTGAAGGGCGACGAGCTGCTCCAGCAGAACTTCCCGCTCGTCCACACCGTCGGCCGCGCCAGCGCCGATGCGCCGCGCCTTCTTGAACTGCGCTGGGGCAAGAAAGGCCAGCGCAAGGTGACGCTCGTTGGCAAGGGCGTCTGCTTCGATACCGGCGGTCTCGACATCAAGCCTGCCGCCTCGATGCTCTTGATGAAGAAGGACATGGGCGGCGCGGCGAATGTCATGGGGCTGGCCCTGATGATCATGGACGCCAAGCTGAAGGTCGATCTGCGCGTCATCGTGCCCGTCGTCGAAAACGCCATCTCCTCCAATGCCTTCCGCCCCGGCGACATCTACCGCAGCCGCAAAGGCTTGACCGTCCAGATCGACAATACCGACGCCGAAGGTCGGCTGATCCTGGCTGATGCGCTTGCCTATGCCGACGAGGAGGAGCCCGAACTCCTGATCGACATGGCGACGCTGACGGGTGCAGCCCGCGTTGCCCTGGGTCCGGATCTCCCGCCCTTCTTCACCGACGATGCCAATCTTGCACATGATCTGACCGAAGCCAGCCTGGAAACGGACGATCCGATCTGGCGTCTGCCGCTCTACGCCGGCTATGAAAAAGACATCCGCACGAAATTCGCCGACCTGACCAATGCGCCGGCCGGCGGCATGGCGGGATCGATCACCGCCGCACTTTTCCTCAAGCGTTTCGTCGGCAAGGCCAAGAGCTGGGTGCATTTCGACATTTACGGTTGGGCCCAGTCCGAACGGCCGCATTCGCCGGGCGGCGGCGAAGCACAGGCGATCCGCGCGCTTTATCATCATATCCGCGGCAGCCTGCGCTGA
- a CDS encoding MarR family transcriptional regulator: MPIELTASQALGLWHGVALDQVRHDDRDLTLRQMAILLHIYLVPPPHTVRGLAATLNVTKPVITRALDTMGEMGLVDRVRDDADRRNVVIKRTVGGALYLEKLGDLVRDQGRRLPI, translated from the coding sequence GTGCCGATCGAACTGACCGCTTCGCAGGCGCTGGGGCTCTGGCATGGCGTGGCGCTCGATCAGGTCCGCCATGACGACCGCGATTTGACATTGCGCCAGATGGCGATCCTGCTGCATATTTATCTGGTGCCGCCGCCCCATACCGTGCGCGGGCTTGCCGCCACCCTCAACGTCACCAAACCGGTCATCACCCGCGCCTTGGATACGATGGGGGAGATGGGCCTAGTCGACCGCGTGCGCGACGATGCCGACCGGCGCAATGTGGTCATCAAGCGGACCGTCGGCGGCGCGCTTTATCTGGAAAAGCTCGGCGATCTCGTCCGGGACCAGGGCCGCCGGCTGCCGATCTGA
- a CDS encoding NlpC/P60 family protein — MTMLDRRLHAYRPDLAEAELEGKVEASRFVEGVPARVSVPVVALRPAPELARGIDTELLLGEAVTVFDRADGWCWVKAASDGYVGYLPAEALSEGRPAPTHIVTVPRTFLYPEPELRKPHRAILSMGSRIHVAGEAETRGNHYLVLEDGTAIFARHVQPIGALDGGDYVDIAARFLETPYLWGGRSGLGIDCSGLVQLAMLMVGRQAPRDTDMQATGLGQPIERSEIRRGDLAFWKGHVAVFEDGETILHANGHSMTVARENFEAAVDRIGRLYEQPTGYRRVML, encoded by the coding sequence ATGACGATGCTCGACCGCCGCCTGCACGCCTATAGGCCGGATCTCGCGGAAGCGGAGCTCGAAGGCAAGGTGGAGGCGTCGCGCTTTGTGGAAGGTGTCCCGGCGCGGGTTTCCGTACCGGTCGTCGCCCTGCGCCCTGCGCCCGAGCTTGCCCGCGGAATCGATACCGAACTGCTCCTCGGCGAGGCAGTGACGGTTTTCGATCGCGCCGACGGCTGGTGCTGGGTGAAAGCGGCTTCGGACGGTTATGTTGGTTATCTTCCCGCCGAGGCGCTTTCTGAAGGCAGGCCTGCGCCGACCCATATCGTCACCGTGCCGCGCACCTTCCTCTATCCGGAACCGGAACTGCGCAAACCCCACCGCGCCATCCTGTCGATGGGAAGCCGCATCCATGTCGCCGGCGAGGCGGAAACGCGCGGCAATCATTATCTCGTGCTTGAGGACGGAACGGCGATCTTTGCCCGCCACGTCCAGCCGATCGGCGCGCTCGACGGCGGCGATTACGTCGATATTGCCGCCCGTTTCCTGGAGACGCCTTATCTCTGGGGCGGGCGTTCCGGCCTCGGCATCGATTGCTCCGGCCTCGTCCAGCTGGCGATGCTGATGGTCGGCAGGCAAGCGCCGCGCGATACCGACATGCAGGCTACCGGTCTCGGCCAGCCGATTGAGCGCTCCGAAATCCGCCGCGGCGACCTCGCCTTCTGGAAGGGGCACGTCGCCGTGTTCGAGGATGGGGAAACAATCCTCCATGCCAACGGTCACAGCATGACGGTGGCGCGCGAGAATTTCGAGGCTGCCGTCGACCGCATCGGGCGGCTCTATGAGCAGCCGACCGGCTATCGCCGCGTTATGCTGTGA
- a CDS encoding amidase — translation MAETDLTIRELRRRFADKSLSPLEYWLSLEDHIAAWEPSISALYLYDPEAARAQAKASTERWAKGQTLGALDGIPVTLKELIATKGQPVPLGTRAVELKAAEADAPAAARLREDGAVIFAKTTCPDYGMLSSGLSSFHPLSRNPWDRTQNPGGSSAGAAAAAAAGYGPLHIGTDIGGSVRLPAGWTGIFGFKPSHGRVPADPYYVGRCVGPMTRTVEDAAFSMATLSRPDWRDGTSLPPNDLDWMDLNIDMSGMRIGLMLDAGCGLAVDDEISVAVEAAAKQFEQAGAAIVSAEPVLTRAMLDGLDKFWRSRLWADLAELDDNRRDSILPYIGDWAKGGAAVSGADAVRGFNQTIEMRKSCGRLFTGIDALLSPTNPIISYPAEWASPTNDPTLPFEHIAFTVPWNMSEQPAASINCGFSRSGMPIGLQIVGPRFDDLRVLRLSKAFEARTGGVRSWPRPPVTA, via the coding sequence ATGGCCGAAACCGACCTTACCATCCGCGAGCTCAGACGGCGCTTTGCCGATAAAAGTCTCTCCCCGCTCGAATACTGGCTCTCCCTCGAAGACCATATCGCCGCCTGGGAGCCGTCGATTTCCGCACTCTACCTCTACGATCCGGAAGCGGCGCGCGCGCAGGCGAAAGCTTCGACGGAGCGCTGGGCGAAGGGGCAAACGCTCGGTGCGCTCGACGGCATCCCGGTCACGCTGAAAGAGCTGATCGCAACGAAAGGCCAGCCAGTGCCGCTCGGTACCAGGGCGGTGGAGCTCAAAGCCGCCGAGGCCGACGCGCCGGCGGCCGCGCGGCTGCGGGAGGACGGCGCGGTGATCTTCGCCAAGACCACCTGCCCGGATTACGGCATGCTTTCCTCCGGGCTGTCGAGCTTTCATCCTCTCAGTCGCAATCCCTGGGACAGGACGCAGAATCCCGGCGGATCGAGCGCCGGCGCTGCCGCAGCGGCAGCGGCCGGCTATGGACCGCTGCATATCGGCACCGACATCGGCGGCTCGGTGCGGCTTCCGGCCGGCTGGACCGGCATCTTCGGCTTCAAGCCGAGCCACGGGCGCGTTCCCGCCGATCCCTATTATGTCGGGCGCTGCGTCGGCCCGATGACGCGCACGGTCGAGGATGCGGCCTTTTCGATGGCGACCCTGTCAAGGCCCGACTGGCGCGACGGCACCAGCCTGCCGCCGAACGATCTCGATTGGATGGATCTCAATATCGACATGTCGGGCATGAGGATCGGATTGATGCTTGATGCCGGCTGCGGCCTTGCGGTGGATGACGAGATCAGCGTTGCAGTGGAAGCAGCGGCAAAGCAGTTCGAACAGGCCGGGGCGGCCATTGTTTCGGCCGAACCGGTACTGACGCGCGCCATGCTTGATGGCCTGGACAAATTCTGGCGGTCCCGCCTCTGGGCCGACCTCGCAGAACTCGACGACAACAGGCGCGATAGCATCCTGCCCTATATAGGGGATTGGGCGAAGGGCGGCGCGGCCGTCAGCGGCGCCGACGCGGTCAGGGGGTTCAACCAGACGATCGAGATGAGGAAGAGCTGCGGCCGCCTCTTTACCGGGATCGACGCCCTGCTTTCGCCGACCAATCCGATTATCTCCTATCCGGCCGAATGGGCATCGCCGACCAACGATCCGACCCTGCCCTTCGAGCATATCGCTTTCACGGTGCCATGGAACATGTCGGAGCAGCCGGCCGCCTCGATCAATTGCGGCTTCTCCCGGTCGGGCATGCCGATCGGCCTGCAGATCGTCGGACCGCGTTTCGACGATCTCAGGGTGCTGAGGCTGTCGAAAGCCTTCGAGGCTCGGACCGGCGGCGTCAGATCCTGGCCGCGACCGCCGGTCACAGCATAA
- a CDS encoding ABC transporter permease — protein MASFSSTAIAGHRRFKLSRRINLVSGAAIIGLLVAIALLSLIWTPLPPAKMQIVHKLQPPLAFGLLGTDQFGRDVLSMLMAGCWNSLSIAITSVVIGGSLGSIAGISAAAIRGPFETLLMRICDVVFALPPILSAMMLGAFLGPGRLTAIAAIAVFMIPVFARVTLATALQAWSRDYVTAARAIGNTRLTISLRHVLPNIISQIIVHGAIQLGLAILTEAGLSFLGLGMAPPAPTWGRMLADAQTYLALAPWLAILPGLAIALTVLGFNMLGDGLRDLLDPREASR, from the coding sequence ATGGCCTCGTTCTCATCCACCGCCATCGCCGGCCATCGGCGGTTTAAACTTAGTCGGCGAATAAATCTTGTTTCCGGAGCTGCGATCATCGGCCTGCTCGTTGCCATCGCACTGCTGTCGCTCATCTGGACGCCGCTGCCGCCGGCAAAAATGCAGATCGTGCATAAGCTCCAGCCGCCTCTCGCCTTCGGTCTGCTCGGCACCGATCAGTTCGGCCGTGACGTGCTTTCGATGCTGATGGCAGGCTGCTGGAACTCGCTGTCGATCGCCATCACGTCGGTCGTGATCGGCGGATCGCTCGGTTCGATCGCCGGCATTTCGGCGGCGGCGATCCGCGGTCCCTTCGAAACGCTGCTGATGCGCATCTGCGACGTCGTCTTCGCCCTGCCGCCGATCCTGTCGGCGATGATGCTCGGCGCCTTTCTCGGGCCCGGCCGACTGACCGCGATTGCCGCGATTGCCGTCTTCATGATTCCGGTCTTTGCCCGGGTGACGCTGGCAACGGCGCTGCAGGCCTGGAGCCGCGACTATGTGACGGCGGCGCGGGCGATCGGCAATACGCGCCTGACCATTTCACTGCGCCATGTGCTGCCGAATATCATCAGCCAGATCATTGTACACGGGGCGATCCAGCTGGGGCTGGCGATCCTGACCGAAGCGGGCCTCAGCTTTCTCGGGCTCGGCATGGCGCCGCCGGCGCCGACTTGGGGAAGGATGCTTGCCGATGCGCAGACCTATCTGGCGCTCGCCCCCTGGCTGGCGATCCTCCCCGGCCTTGCCATCGCGCTGACCGTCCTCGGCTTCAACATGCTGGGCGACGGGTTGCGCGATCTTCTCGACCCGCGCGAGGCGAGCCGCTGA
- a CDS encoding ABC transporter permease, whose amino-acid sequence MITLLARHFIGLLLTLFIVSLLIFAVMDLLPGDPASIMLGTSASPETLAALRHELGLDQPLILRYGRWLAGVLSGNLGQSYTYGVPVAGLIVERLAVTLPLALMAIALSVAIALPLGVLAASRRGGIFDVIATLFSQISIAVPAFWVALLLIILFSTMLGLMPAGGFPGWSAGILQALQALVMPAVALAMPQAGVLTRVARSAVLDTMHEDFARTAVAKGLSRHAVLWRHIVPNALIPILTMIGLQFTFLVAGAVLVENVFNLPGLGRLAVQALSQRDIIVMQDVVLFFAALVIVINFIVDLSYLAIDPRMRRTT is encoded by the coding sequence ATGATCACCCTCCTCGCCCGCCACTTCATCGGCCTGCTCCTCACACTTTTCATCGTCTCGCTGCTGATCTTCGCGGTCATGGATCTCCTGCCGGGCGATCCCGCTTCGATCATGCTCGGCACCTCGGCAAGCCCGGAAACGCTGGCGGCGCTTCGGCATGAGCTCGGCCTCGACCAGCCGCTCATCCTGCGTTACGGGCGATGGCTGGCTGGCGTCCTGTCGGGGAATCTCGGCCAATCCTACACCTATGGCGTTCCGGTTGCCGGACTGATCGTGGAGCGGCTGGCGGTGACGCTGCCGCTGGCGCTGATGGCGATCGCGCTTTCGGTGGCGATCGCCTTGCCGCTCGGCGTGCTGGCCGCTTCCCGCCGCGGCGGCATCTTCGACGTCATCGCAACGTTGTTTTCGCAGATCAGCATCGCCGTGCCGGCCTTCTGGGTGGCCCTGCTCCTCATCATCCTGTTTTCGACGATGCTCGGGCTGATGCCGGCCGGCGGCTTCCCGGGCTGGAGCGCCGGTATTCTACAAGCATTACAGGCGCTTGTTATGCCGGCCGTCGCGCTGGCAATGCCGCAGGCGGGTGTGTTGACGCGTGTCGCACGTTCGGCGGTGCTCGACACGATGCATGAGGATTTTGCCCGCACGGCGGTAGCCAAGGGGCTGTCTCGTCATGCGGTGCTGTGGCGGCATATCGTGCCGAATGCGCTGATCCCGATCCTGACGATGATCGGGCTGCAGTTCACCTTTCTCGTCGCCGGCGCGGTGCTGGTGGAAAACGTCTTCAACCTGCCCGGTCTCGGGCGGCTCGCCGTTCAAGCGCTCTCCCAGCGCGATATTATCGTGATGCAGGATGTCGTGCTGTTCTTCGCAGCCCTCGTCATCGTGATCAATTTCATTGTCGATCTTTCCTATCTCGCGATCGATCCCAGGATGAGAAGGACGACTTGA
- a CDS encoding ABC transporter substrate-binding protein, which yields MNKLSFAPSRFIRRLSLAAVLAAGLVMTIMTPAEAAKTTLTLGMSVEPAGLDPTIAAPVAIGQVTWQNVFEGLVTIDQAGKVQPQLAKSWEISPDGLTYTFKLQTGVKFHDGEAFDAASAKFSLDRARGADSVNPQKRFFASIASIDTPDAETLVLHLSAPTGSLIYWLGWPASVMVGPKTAADDKVTPIGTGPFKFASWAKGDRVELARNDDYWDKDAAAKLDKVTFRFIADPQAQAAALKSGDLDAFPEFAAPELMSSFDGDTRLITRVGNTELKVVAGMNNARKPFDDKRVRQALMMAIDRKTVIEGAWSGLGTPIGSHYTPNDPGYQDMTGVLPYDVEKAKALLTEAGYPNGFTFTIKSPQMAYAPRSAQVMQAMFAEVGVTMNIEPTEFPAKWVQDVMKDRNFDMTIVAHAEPLDIDIYARDPYYFNYKNPAFDALMKKVQETADPVAQNAIYGEAQKILAVDVPALYLFVMPKLGVWDKGLKGLWENEPIPSNVLSGVYWEE from the coding sequence ATGAACAAGCTTTCGTTTGCGCCTTCGCGTTTCATCAGGCGGCTTTCCCTCGCTGCCGTGCTTGCGGCCGGTCTGGTGATGACGATCATGACGCCGGCGGAAGCGGCCAAGACCACCCTCACCCTCGGCATGAGCGTCGAGCCGGCCGGCCTCGACCCCACGATCGCGGCACCGGTCGCGATCGGCCAGGTGACCTGGCAGAATGTGTTCGAGGGGCTGGTGACGATCGACCAGGCCGGCAAGGTCCAGCCGCAACTGGCGAAAAGCTGGGAGATCTCTCCCGATGGCCTGACCTATACGTTCAAGCTGCAGACCGGCGTCAAATTCCACGACGGCGAGGCCTTCGATGCCGCGAGCGCCAAGTTTTCGCTCGACCGCGCCCGCGGCGCGGATTCGGTCAATCCGCAGAAGCGCTTCTTCGCCTCGATCGCCTCGATCGATACGCCCGATGCCGAAACCCTGGTGCTGCATCTCTCGGCGCCGACCGGCAGCCTGATCTACTGGCTAGGGTGGCCGGCCTCGGTGATGGTCGGGCCGAAGACGGCCGCCGACGACAAGGTGACGCCAATTGGCACCGGCCCCTTCAAATTCGCCAGCTGGGCGAAGGGCGACAGGGTCGAACTCGCCAGGAATGACGACTACTGGGACAAGGATGCGGCCGCCAAGCTCGACAAGGTGACCTTCCGCTTCATCGCCGATCCGCAGGCGCAGGCGGCGGCGCTGAAATCCGGCGACCTCGATGCCTTTCCGGAATTTGCCGCACCCGAGCTGATGAGTTCCTTCGACGGTGACACCAGGCTTATCACCAGGGTTGGCAATACCGAGCTCAAGGTCGTCGCCGGCATGAACAATGCCAGGAAGCCCTTCGACGACAAACGCGTCCGCCAGGCGCTGATGATGGCGATCGACCGCAAGACCGTGATCGAAGGCGCATGGTCCGGTCTCGGTACGCCGATCGGCAGCCATTATACGCCGAACGATCCAGGCTATCAGGATATGACCGGCGTGCTGCCCTACGACGTCGAGAAGGCGAAGGCACTGCTTACCGAGGCCGGTTACCCCAACGGCTTCACCTTCACGATCAAATCGCCGCAGATGGCTTATGCGCCGCGCAGTGCCCAGGTGATGCAGGCGATGTTTGCCGAGGTCGGCGTGACGATGAACATCGAGCCGACGGAGTTTCCGGCGAAATGGGTGCAGGACGTCATGAAGGATCGCAACTTCGACATGACGATCGTCGCCCATGCCGAACCGCTCGACATCGACATCTATGCGCGCGATCCCTACTATTTCAATTATAAGAACCCGGCCTTCGACGCGCTGATGAAGAAGGTCCAGGAGACGGCCGATCCTGTGGCGCAGAATGCGATCTATGGCGAGGCACAAAAGATCCTCGCCGTAGACGTGCCGGCGCTCTACCTTTTCGTCATGCCGAAACTCGGCGTCTGGGACAAAGGGCTGAAGGGGCTGTGGGAGAACGAGCCGATTCCTTCCAACGTGCTCTCGGGCGTTTACTGGGAGGAATGA
- a CDS encoding LysR family transcriptional regulator — protein sequence MQIRALMYFDELVRTNSMRQAAENLNVAPTAISRQIENLEYHFGAPLVERSARGVKLTAAGELLAARAGRTLRELDHVQQLIEDLKGLQRGRVSIYANGATVANLLAPALAEFSLKYPQLRFTVTITSARQAVDAVNSAEADIAVTLFAPVISGTKVRLRSEIAYDFIVTPQHPAAALAEIPIRELADYPLALPDQSFGFRQAFDALFEKVGLSLDPVFVTSSLEMLKELVLSGTAATLLPALTVRREIEAGQLLAIPIAGKTGIRTHVDLCVAPDRQLSFAATKLLDFIERFMRERTNGRAGTKD from the coding sequence ATGCAGATCCGGGCGCTGATGTATTTCGACGAGCTGGTCAGGACCAATTCCATGCGCCAGGCGGCCGAGAACCTCAATGTCGCGCCGACGGCGATCAGCCGGCAGATCGAGAACCTCGAATATCATTTCGGCGCGCCGCTGGTCGAACGCAGCGCCCGCGGCGTCAAGCTGACGGCGGCCGGCGAGCTTCTCGCTGCGCGCGCCGGCCGGACGCTGCGCGAACTCGATCACGTGCAGCAGCTGATCGAAGACCTGAAGGGACTGCAGCGCGGCCGTGTCAGCATCTATGCCAATGGCGCCACCGTCGCCAATCTCCTGGCGCCGGCGCTTGCCGAATTCAGCCTGAAATATCCGCAGCTGCGTTTCACCGTGACGATCACCAGCGCGCGCCAAGCGGTCGATGCCGTCAACAGCGCCGAAGCCGATATTGCGGTGACGCTGTTTGCGCCCGTCATATCGGGCACCAAGGTGCGGCTGCGCTCCGAGATCGCCTATGATTTCATTGTCACACCGCAGCATCCGGCGGCGGCCCTTGCCGAAATCCCCATCCGGGAACTCGCCGATTACCCATTGGCGCTGCCGGATCAATCCTTCGGTTTCCGCCAGGCCTTCGATGCGCTGTTCGAGAAGGTGGGGCTCAGCCTCGATCCCGTCTTCGTCACCAGTTCGCTCGAAATGCTGAAGGAACTGGTGCTCAGCGGGACTGCGGCGACGCTGCTGCCGGCGCTGACCGTCCGCCGCGAAATCGAAGCGGGCCAGCTCCTGGCCATTCCGATTGCCGGCAAGACCGGCATCCGCACCCATGTCGATCTCTGCGTCGCGCCGGACCGGCAGCTGTCCTTTGCGGCGACGAAACTGCTCGACTTCATCGAGAGGTTCATGCGCGAGCGCACGAACGGCCGAGCCGGGACCAAAGACTGA
- a CDS encoding P1 family peptidase — protein sequence MPDLLNLITDIEGASVGHATDLVLGSGVTVIVFDEPAVASGTVLGGAPGGRDTSLLDPSMTVSTVDAFVLSGGSAFGLDAAGGVQAGLREIGRGFAVGPVRIPIVPQAILMDLLNGGDKDWGLHAPYRDMGYQALKAAAKGTFALGTAGAGTGATTATFKGGLGSASAVSSAGHRVAAIVAVNALGSATIGDGPHFWAAPFEQDGEFGGLGMPAVADHRMRLKGMNTPATTIGAVVTDAQLTKAEAHRLSLAGHDGFARALLPAHLPLDGDTVFAASTAKHARDDMASLMELCHLAAIVMARAIARGVHAATALPVEGAQKAWRDRYPNAD from the coding sequence TTGCCCGATCTTCTCAACCTCATCACCGACATCGAAGGTGCTTCCGTCGGCCATGCGACCGATCTCGTGCTCGGCTCCGGCGTCACCGTCATCGTCTTCGACGAACCGGCCGTCGCCTCCGGCACGGTGCTCGGCGGCGCGCCGGGCGGGCGCGACACCAGCCTGCTCGACCCGTCGATGACCGTCAGCACCGTCGACGCCTTCGTGCTCTCCGGCGGCTCGGCCTTCGGGCTCGATGCCGCCGGCGGCGTGCAGGCGGGGCTGCGTGAGATCGGCCGTGGCTTTGCCGTCGGGCCGGTGCGCATCCCGATCGTCCCACAGGCGATCCTGATGGACCTGCTGAATGGTGGCGACAAGGATTGGGGGCTGCACGCGCCCTATCGCGACATGGGCTATCAGGCGTTGAAAGCAGCCGCCAAGGGCACATTCGCGCTCGGCACCGCAGGCGCCGGTACCGGGGCGACGACGGCCACTTTCAAGGGTGGGCTCGGCTCGGCCAGCGCCGTCAGCAGCGCCGGGCATCGCGTCGCAGCCATTGTCGCGGTCAATGCGCTGGGCTCGGCAACGATCGGCGACGGGCCGCATTTCTGGGCGGCACCTTTCGAGCAAGACGGCGAATTCGGCGGGCTCGGCATGCCTGCGGTGGCCGATCACAGGATGCGGCTCAAGGGCATGAACACGCCGGCGACGACGATAGGCGCCGTCGTCACCGACGCGCAGCTGACGAAGGCCGAGGCACACCGGCTTTCGCTGGCCGGCCATGACGGCTTTGCCCGGGCGCTGCTGCCGGCGCATCTGCCGCTCGACGGCGATACCGTCTTTGCCGCGTCGACGGCCAAGCATGCCAGGGACGACATGGCCAGCCTGATGGAGCTTTGCCACCTCGCCGCGATCGTCATGGCGCGGGCGATCGCCCGTGGTGTCCACGCGGCAACCGCTTTGCCGGTCGAGGGCGCGCAAAAGGCCTGGCGCGACCGCTACCCGAACGCCGATTGA